From Puniceicoccaceae bacterium, a single genomic window includes:
- a CDS encoding N,N'-diacetylchitobiose phosphorylase, with amino-acid sequence MQFGHFDDANREYVIDRPDTPRSWTNYLGSTEYGAIISNNAGGYSFFRSAADGRFTRMRFNSVPMDQPGRYFYLRDADSGDFWSSSWQPVGKPLDTYQSTCRHGTAYTTIDSNYSDIRTESLYFVPLGQAFEYWKLKVTNTGNRPRRLSVFTYVEFANFWNHDQDLVNLQYSQYIGKAVFKDGLVQMAVNDNLERDWRDAVGENNAQLSWMTLLGSPVSGYDLSRETFIGPYGSYAKPDVVASGASTQSTTYGDNSCGALRTEVELAPGESRELLVMLGVGDAFIEGKAAIAEFGKLEQVDAELEKVKQFWHSRLNSLSCKTPDPEFDSMVNVWNAYNCLITYAWSRAASFVYNGERNGLGFRDTVQDILAVLPAIPEEAGARLELMLSGQFSNGGALPVVKPFEHKPGTIPEIPAGEFRSDDCLWFFNTVPAYVAETGDLDFYHKVIPYADKGEATVMQHLRRALEFNIERSGANALPCGLAADWNDCLKLGYRGESLFVAFQVRLGLGVYAEIAERIGQPEEAAWARSQRDQLDVAIQKTCWS; translated from the coding sequence ATGCAATTCGGACACTTTGATGATGCCAACCGGGAATATGTAATTGATCGCCCGGACACCCCTCGTTCCTGGACCAACTATCTCGGTTCCACCGAATACGGAGCGATCATCTCCAACAATGCCGGTGGCTACAGTTTTTTCCGCAGTGCAGCCGATGGCCGCTTCACGCGCATGCGCTTCAACAGCGTGCCGATGGATCAGCCCGGCCGTTACTTCTACCTGCGCGATGCGGATAGTGGCGATTTCTGGTCGAGTTCCTGGCAACCCGTCGGCAAGCCGCTCGATACCTACCAATCGACTTGTCGCCATGGCACCGCTTACACCACCATCGATTCCAACTACAGCGATATCCGCACCGAATCCCTCTACTTTGTTCCCCTCGGTCAAGCCTTTGAATACTGGAAGCTCAAGGTGACCAACACAGGTAATCGCCCGCGCAGGCTGTCCGTGTTCACCTATGTCGAATTCGCCAATTTCTGGAACCACGATCAGGATCTCGTCAACCTGCAATACAGTCAGTACATCGGCAAGGCGGTCTTCAAGGACGGCCTCGTTCAGATGGCGGTCAATGACAATCTCGAGCGCGACTGGCGCGACGCGGTGGGTGAAAACAACGCACAGCTCAGCTGGATGACCCTGTTGGGTTCTCCTGTTTCCGGATACGATCTCAGTCGCGAAACCTTCATCGGACCCTACGGTTCCTACGCCAAACCCGACGTCGTAGCATCCGGGGCGTCCACGCAATCCACCACCTATGGTGACAACTCCTGTGGCGCGCTGCGCACCGAAGTCGAACTCGCGCCCGGCGAGTCCCGCGAGCTGCTGGTGATGCTCGGCGTGGGCGATGCGTTCATCGAAGGCAAAGCGGCCATCGCAGAGTTTGGCAAGCTCGAGCAGGTCGATGCCGAGCTGGAAAAAGTGAAGCAGTTCTGGCACTCCCGCCTGAACAGTCTCTCCTGCAAAACACCCGACCCTGAATTCGATTCCATGGTCAATGTGTGGAATGCCTACAATTGCCTGATCACTTACGCATGGTCCCGCGCGGCTTCCTTTGTCTACAATGGGGAGCGCAATGGTCTCGGATTCCGCGACACGGTGCAGGACATCCTGGCTGTGCTTCCGGCCATTCCGGAAGAAGCGGGAGCGCGACTTGAACTCATGCTATCCGGTCAGTTCTCCAATGGTGGCGCGCTGCCCGTAGTCAAACCGTTTGAGCACAAACCGGGCACGATCCCGGAGATCCCGGCGGGCGAGTTCCGCTCGGATGACTGTCTCTGGTTCTTCAATACCGTCCCGGCCTATGTTGCTGAAACCGGCGATCTCGATTTTTACCACAAGGTCATCCCCTATGCAGACAAGGGTGAAGCGACCGTGATGCAGCACCTGCGCCGCGCACTCGAGTTCAACATCGAACGCTCCGGCGCCAACGCACTGCCCTGCGGTCTGGCGGCCGACTGGAATGACTGCCTCAAGCTTGGGTATCGCGGAGAGTCCCTGTTTGTTGCCTTTCAGGTGCGCTTGGGACTCGGTGTCTATGCCGAGATTGCCGAACGCATCGGGCAACCCGAAGAAGCGGCCTGGGCACGGTCACAGCGCGACCAACTCGATGTTGCCATTCAGAAGACCTGCTGGAGC
- a CDS encoding ATP-binding protein, producing the protein MSSTDPQRIVIIGAECTGKTTLTRAIAGQLAEPWSHEYVREYVDTVKRALRADDLDAIARGQLKCEDTAAASAYLYVLHDTNLLSSILYAEHYFDTHIPWVDEVFARRRYHHYFLCEPDFPWLADPGQRESPEERARLQGCFESILHRYDIPFVRLSGSLEERSVRVMQSLQPKS; encoded by the coding sequence ATGAGTTCAACCGACCCCCAACGCATTGTCATTATCGGAGCCGAATGCACCGGCAAAACCACACTGACCCGCGCCATTGCCGGGCAGCTTGCAGAACCGTGGTCCCACGAATATGTGCGCGAGTATGTCGATACCGTGAAGCGTGCGCTTCGCGCCGATGATCTCGACGCAATCGCCAGAGGGCAGCTGAAATGCGAAGATACCGCAGCAGCCAGTGCCTACCTGTACGTGCTTCACGACACCAACCTGCTCTCGTCCATTCTCTATGCAGAACACTACTTTGACACCCATATTCCCTGGGTCGACGAGGTGTTTGCACGACGCCGCTACCACCACTACTTCCTTTGCGAGCCGGATTTCCCCTGGCTGGCCGACCCTGGTCAGCGTGAGAGTCCTGAAGAACGCGCGCGGCTGCAAGGATGCTTCGAATCGATCCTGCATCGATATGACATCCCCTTCGTTCGCCTCAGTGGTTCGCTCGAAGAGCGCAGCGTCCGGGTAATGCAGTCGCTTCAACCGAAGTCCTGA
- the pnuC gene encoding nicotinamide riboside transporter PnuC, which translates to MDAILSQMQQTSWLEWLGTLTGLAAVVLSIRERVLAWPLFVSCYALYVVLSWQASLPAAMALNALFIPISLYGWWSWQRGRQQSACGQEALSISRMPGKIRNLAVISIAGATLLLGWVNQRWIGGALPYLDAFATISSLAAQWMLSRKWVENWIAWILADLAFALLWGLQGYAVTVIMFAVFTLLAICGWCSWYRTQAKP; encoded by the coding sequence ATGGACGCAATTCTCTCGCAAATGCAGCAAACCTCGTGGCTGGAGTGGTTGGGCACTCTGACCGGATTGGCTGCAGTGGTGCTCAGTATCCGCGAACGCGTACTGGCATGGCCACTTTTTGTCAGCTGTTATGCGCTCTACGTGGTGCTCAGTTGGCAGGCCTCGCTGCCAGCGGCAATGGCATTGAACGCTCTGTTCATCCCGATCTCACTATACGGCTGGTGGAGCTGGCAGCGCGGGCGTCAGCAATCCGCATGCGGGCAGGAAGCATTGTCCATTTCCCGCATGCCCGGGAAAATCCGAAACCTGGCAGTGATCAGCATTGCAGGTGCAACCCTCCTGCTCGGGTGGGTCAACCAACGCTGGATCGGGGGGGCTCTGCCCTATCTCGATGCCTTCGCCACCATCAGTTCGCTGGCGGCCCAGTGGATGCTCAGTCGCAAGTGGGTGGAAAACTGGATCGCGTGGATCCTCGCCGATCTCGCCTTTGCCCTGCTGTGGGGACTGCAGGGTTACGCGGTGACCGTCATCATGTTTGCAGTCTTTACCCTACTTGCCATCTGCGGGTGGTGCAGCTGGTACCGAACCCAGGCAAAGCCATGA
- a CDS encoding DUF1697 domain-containing protein, with product MKYIILLRGINVGGHKKVQMAKLREVLTQAGYSGVKTLLASGNVVLESPEESISHLENRISALLETAFGFSIPVLVRMGEDILNIIREDPFKDIEVHKDIRLYVTFLRNEPETPIEAPWASADGSYRILAVKDRMLLSVLDISVKKTVDAMQEEGKALGKEITTRNWNTVIKIGKLLQ from the coding sequence ATGAAATATATAATCCTGTTGCGAGGTATCAATGTCGGCGGACATAAAAAAGTGCAAATGGCAAAGCTGCGCGAAGTGCTGACGCAAGCTGGATATTCCGGCGTGAAAACACTGCTGGCTTCCGGCAATGTCGTGCTTGAAAGCCCCGAAGAAAGCATTAGCCACCTGGAAAACAGGATTTCTGCCCTGTTAGAAACGGCATTCGGCTTTTCCATTCCGGTGCTGGTGAGGATGGGAGAGGACATCCTCAACATTATTCGCGAAGATCCCTTCAAAGACATCGAGGTCCACAAAGACATCCGTCTTTATGTCACTTTTTTAAGAAATGAACCCGAAACCCCGATTGAAGCGCCCTGGGCGTCGGCAGATGGTTCATACCGGATTTTAGCCGTCAAGGATCGCATGCTACTGAGTGTGTTGGATATTTCGGTGAAAAAGACAGTCGACGCGATGCAGGAGGAGGGAAAAGCACTGGGCAAGGAGATCACCACCCGCAACTGGAATACCGTGATAAAAATCGGGAAGCTATTGCAATAA
- a CDS encoding glycoside hydrolase family 97 protein has product MKTTTPPLQRLTLAGISLIAFALPALQADPVQLEVRSPNELLHVTLTLDTELQWSVRHGDTVVLQPSVMAMTLSTGEILGYQPALKHHEMRTIDERFKTPFYRKAEVHDHCHELTVHVEGDYGIQIRVYDDAVAYRFVTTRAEVLQIRDETVQFRFDKDYPVRIPYANDYRDGTPFVSSFEAYYDEQALSEFHTNAYALLPMMVELDHGKKAVLLEANLEDYPGLYLQPGNANHCLQGAFARIPEAVRFGGYQTMNLIPTQRSEYIAETQGAREFPWRVIAISTDDSELLNNDIAQKLAAPSRVSDTSWIVPGQSTWDWWNDWTLRDVDFEAGQNTATYLHHIDFAAEFGVRYITIDWGWTDINDLHQRNAEVDLQTIVDYGASKGVGVIVWASWRAVLDAMDTIFEDLQQIGVKGMKIDFIDRDDQVAVASVYAIAERAAEHQLLVNYHGMYKPSGLQRTYPNVINYEGVKGLENEKWADADAPRNAVTIPFLRMLSGPMDYTPGAMHNVVQSRFSPINDAPMSKGTRAHQAAMYVLYDAPLQMLADSPSRYRAEPEFTRLITQLPTTYDQSIALHGQVGEYLAMAKQKDGVWYVASMTNWTARDLKIDLSFLGEGSWQATVLEDGVNAHKEATDHRIVQTEVDNSQSLTASMAGGGGWVAILTPHHP; this is encoded by the coding sequence ATGAAGACCACGACCCCACCCCTTCAACGTCTCACATTGGCCGGAATCAGCCTGATCGCCTTTGCACTCCCGGCCTTACAAGCCGACCCAGTGCAACTGGAGGTCCGCTCACCCAACGAACTGCTGCACGTCACGCTCACCCTCGACACCGAACTCCAGTGGTCGGTGCGCCATGGCGATACTGTGGTGCTGCAGCCCAGCGTGATGGCCATGACCCTTTCAACCGGGGAGATCCTCGGCTACCAGCCCGCGCTCAAGCATCACGAGATGCGCACCATTGATGAACGCTTTAAGACACCTTTCTATCGCAAGGCAGAAGTTCACGATCATTGCCATGAACTGACCGTGCATGTTGAAGGGGACTACGGCATCCAAATTCGCGTCTACGATGACGCCGTTGCCTACCGTTTCGTCACCACCCGCGCGGAAGTCCTGCAGATTCGCGATGAAACCGTTCAGTTCCGATTCGACAAGGACTATCCGGTGCGCATTCCCTACGCCAATGACTACCGGGACGGCACACCCTTCGTCTCCTCCTTCGAAGCCTACTATGACGAACAGGCGCTCTCCGAATTTCACACCAATGCTTATGCCCTGCTTCCCATGATGGTGGAACTCGATCATGGCAAAAAAGCTGTGTTGCTCGAGGCGAATCTCGAGGACTACCCAGGACTCTACCTGCAACCCGGAAACGCCAACCACTGCCTCCAAGGGGCGTTTGCCCGTATTCCCGAAGCTGTGCGTTTTGGCGGATACCAGACCATGAACCTCATTCCGACCCAACGCAGCGAGTACATCGCGGAAACCCAGGGTGCACGCGAGTTTCCCTGGCGCGTTATCGCCATCAGCACAGACGACTCGGAATTGCTCAACAACGACATCGCACAAAAACTCGCCGCACCCAGCCGGGTGAGTGACACCTCTTGGATTGTTCCCGGTCAATCCACCTGGGACTGGTGGAACGACTGGACCCTGCGCGATGTGGACTTCGAGGCGGGCCAAAATACAGCCACCTACCTGCATCACATTGACTTTGCCGCTGAGTTTGGAGTGCGTTACATCACCATCGACTGGGGGTGGACCGACATCAACGATCTTCATCAGCGCAATGCCGAGGTGGATCTGCAAACGATTGTGGACTATGGGGCCAGCAAAGGGGTCGGCGTCATCGTCTGGGCATCCTGGCGAGCCGTTCTCGACGCGATGGACACCATTTTTGAGGATCTGCAGCAGATTGGAGTAAAGGGCATGAAGATCGACTTCATCGACCGCGATGATCAGGTTGCAGTGGCCTCAGTCTATGCCATCGCCGAGCGCGCAGCCGAACACCAGCTCCTCGTCAACTATCACGGCATGTACAAACCATCCGGACTCCAGCGCACCTACCCAAACGTCATCAACTACGAAGGCGTAAAAGGGCTTGAAAACGAAAAATGGGCCGACGCCGATGCGCCACGTAATGCAGTGACCATTCCTTTCCTGCGCATGCTTTCGGGTCCGATGGACTACACTCCCGGTGCCATGCACAACGTCGTGCAGTCGCGCTTCAGCCCGATCAATGATGCTCCCATGAGCAAGGGTACACGCGCGCACCAGGCCGCGATGTATGTGCTCTACGATGCACCGCTGCAAATGCTGGCCGACAGCCCCTCCCGTTACCGGGCAGAACCAGAGTTCACCCGCTTGATCACGCAGCTGCCCACGACCTACGACCAATCCATTGCACTGCACGGTCAGGTCGGCGAATACCTCGCAATGGCAAAACAGAAAGACGGTGTCTGGTATGTGGCTTCCATGACCAACTGGACGGCTCGGGATCTAAAAATCGATCTCTCCTTCCTCGGTGAAGGCAGTTGGCAGGCAACCGTGCTTGAGGATGGTGTCAATGCCCACAAGGAGGCCACCGATCACCGCATCGTGCAAACGGAGGTGGACAACTCCCAATCCCTCACCGCCAGCATGGCAGGAGGCGGCGGTTGGGTGGCGATTCTGACGCCTCATCACCCCTGA
- a CDS encoding tetratricopeptide repeat protein gives MRCNCIAELLFDAGQWSQSRRHLHRAIQLLPDYHLFHFLKARCLIESGSIREGQKELEYAISQTQSVEVRAKYQRHLDALLSIDSSGTSGT, from the coding sequence ATGAGGTGCAATTGCATTGCAGAACTGCTTTTTGATGCGGGGCAGTGGAGTCAGTCGCGGCGGCATTTGCATCGTGCGATCCAACTGCTGCCCGATTATCATCTGTTCCATTTCCTGAAAGCGCGTTGCCTGATCGAATCTGGCTCAATCCGTGAAGGACAGAAGGAGTTGGAATACGCCATTTCTCAGACCCAGTCCGTTGAGGTTCGCGCAAAATACCAGCGGCATCTGGACGCACTGCTCAGTATCGATTCCAGTGGCACTTCCGGGACGTGA